AATTGCTTCCAAAGAATCCCAGACTTTTATCGCCTGCTCCCATGGAATATATAGTTCAAAACCATCCTCTCCGGTATATCCAGTACGTGAAATAATGGCCTTTGAACCAAAAACTTTGGTCTCTAAAAAATGATAATATTTTAATCCGAAAACCGCCGGTTCTAATTCTGTTACAATATTTTCTGATTCTGGACCTTGGATGGCTATCAAAGCTTTTGAATCAGTTAAATTTTCAACTTGAGCAGTTCCCTTTAGGTGGGATTTTATCCATTCATAATCTTTCGTTGTATTGGCGGCGTTTACTACCAAGAAAAATCCATCTTCTAATCTATACACCAATATATCGTCTATTATTCCCCCATTAGGTTGGCAAAGCAGTGAATATTGAATTCGACCTGGCAATAATCTGGTTGGGTCATTGGTTGTTAATTGAGCTAATTCTAACTCACAATTTTTTCCAGAAATCCTTAACTCCCCCATATGGGTTAAGTCAAAAATACCAGCTTTAGTGCGAACTGCCTCGTGTTCATAGGTAATTGTTTTGTAAAATAAAGGCATCTCCCATCCAGCAAAAGGAACCATCTTGGCTCCTAATTTTCCATGAATATCTTTTAATGGAGTTATTTTTGTCTGTCCCATATCATTTTCAGTGTTTAAAACCACTGTTTTCCTGCCTCCTGAGTTCTTTAAAATAATACTAATTTAATCTAAAATTCATCTTGTAGGTAAGAAATAACCTTGATGTTTTCTTCGGGTGTTCCAGAAACCAGCTCTCCCCCTAGCCCAAGAGCAAAATTTTTTCCTCCAGCCCTTATCTTTTCCCAACTTATTTTAACGATTTCTTCGGATTTTCCCTCAAGCATAATTTTTACTGGATCTATATTGCCAATCAAAAAAATATCCTTATTTTCTTGACGAATTTTATCAATATCCAAATTAGGATCAAAGGAGAAAAGCACATCAACTTCTTTACAAATAGTTTTCCAAATCCATTGCAATGTTCCATCGCTGTGAAATATACGATGATTAGGTTTGACAACTGCATATAATTCAACCAAGTATGGAAGAACTAAATCTTTGAAAACTGAATCCCCTAAATAACCCACCATATCATCACAAGTTCTTCAGATCATGGTGTCAATTCACTTTTAATCAGTTTTTTTATTATTGTGGGGGGTTATCGGTAAAAAATCAAGACTTACCCACAAAAAAGACGGAAGAACCTCAATACATAGGATTTCTCATAGACGCTATTTCAAATAGTTTAAAAATATTTCTAATTTAATCCTTACTTAAAAAAATAATAGAGAAATAATAATATGATTTAATTTTTTAATGAAAACTTTTCTATCTTGACAACATGAAACTGAAAAAGTGGACTTATTTATCTGAAATATTGAAAGAGGTTGTTCAATATCTATCCTATCAGAAAATGACGAAATTGAAAGGTTCTAATTACCAATGTTTTCTCCTTTGTTATGGAATCCAATCGAGTGTTTATACAACCTATCTCATTGCTTCTATAATTTTTTCTAAATTATCCTCCATAGTCTTAAGGAAAGGTACATCAGGATATAAACCAAGGGGATCAAGGATAATAACCTTGACTCCTGTTTCTTGAGCTAAAATCTGTGCCGCTTTTTGACTTAATTGGGGTTCGGCAAAAATCACTGGGCTCTCTGAACTTTTTAGGTCATCAATGAGAGTTTTGATTTTCTTAGGAGACGGTTCTTCTCCGGGTTTTTCCTCAATAACACCTATTTGGACGAGGTTATAATCCCGGGCTAAATAATCCCAAGCAGAGTGGGCTGCAATAAAATGACGGGTTTTTGAATTTTTTATTTTTTCACTAAACCACCGATCCAATTGCTGGCATTGTTCTATATATGATTGAGCATTTTTTAAATAAATTTCTTTATTATCAGGATCAATCTTTATTAGTGCTTCGGCTATCGATTCTGCTAAAATCGAAAGATTTTGTAATGATACCCAAACATGGGGATTCCCAAACTGATGTTCATGATCATTTTCCTCATGGTCGTCTATGGTTTCAACCACTTTCCCTACTTCGATGAGTTCAAGACTATTTCCTACCGCTTGAGCCATATCATAGGCAAACATTTCAAGACCCAAACCAACAATAAAAAATAAATCAGCTTGCTCCAGTTTTTTTATATCTGATGGTTTTGGATCAAAGGTGTGTGGGCTCACACCATTCGGCACCAGGAGGTGAACTTTAACCCTTTCACCCCCCACCTGAGTCATCAAATCAGCTAAAGG
This Candidatus Atribacteria bacterium ADurb.Bin276 DNA region includes the following protein-coding sequences:
- the gcvT gene encoding Aminomethyltransferase; the encoded protein is MVLNTENDMGQTKITPLKDIHGKLGAKMVPFAGWEMPLFYKTITYEHEAVRTKAGIFDLTHMGELRISGKNCELELAQLTTNDPTRLLPGRIQYSLLCQPNGGIIDDILVYRLEDGFFLVVNAANTTKDYEWIKSHLKGTAQVENLTDSKALIAIQGPESENIVTELEPAVFGLKYYHFLETKVFGSKAIISRTGYTGEDGFELYIPWEQAIKVWDSLEAIARKKRIDLIPIGLGARDTLRLEMRYPLYGNDIDDETTPLEANLEWVVKFDHQFIGKESLLEQKRTGIKKCLVGFIAIDRGIPRQGYPIVYHEERVGMVTSGTFSPSLKKNVGMGYVSPSLAKPGTIVDLLIREKIVRAEIIEGPFVSPKIKKR
- a CDS encoding methylcobalamin:coenzyme M methyltransferase; the encoded protein is MVGYLGDSVFKDLVLPYLVELYAVVKPNHRIFHSDGTLQWIWKTICKEVDVLFSFDPNLDIDKIRQENKDIFLIGNIDPVKIMLEGKSEEIVKISWEKIRAGGKNFALGLGGELVSGTPEENIKVISYLQDEF
- the psaA gene encoding Manganese ABC transporter substrate-binding lipoprotein precursor; the encoded protein is MKALNFLVILFLIGFLIIILGGNQSVQASIETIQVVASISPLADLMTQVGGERVKVHLLVPNGVSPHTFDPKPSDIKKLEQADLFFIVGLGLEMFAYDMAQAVGNSLELIEVGKVVETIDDHEENDHEHQFGNPHVWVSLQNLSILAESIAEALIKIDPDNKEIYLKNAQSYIEQCQQLDRWFSEKIKNSKTRHFIAAHSAWDYLARDYNLVQIGVIEEKPGEEPSPKKIKTLIDDLKSSESPVIFAEPQLSQKAAQILAQETGVKVIILDPLGLYPDVPFLKTMEDNLEKIIEAMR